One part of the Oceanidesulfovibrio indonesiensis genome encodes these proteins:
- a CDS encoding class I SAM-dependent methyltransferase encodes MTTPCPLCDSARTRPFYNESGHDYRRCDSCGLLFMWPRPDAAFLADHYQEYLDPEPDAVRDWGLEMRHVVRQTADQVAARIGPVGNVLDIGCGYGFFLEEMVRRGYAVEGVELSKPAAAIARQKTGATIHGKAIEDIEPEEQFDAVTMFYVIEHVTDPLGVLRTVRSMLRTGGLLVLRYPNTTPIIRLCTPLARKLTVMQAPSHIHDFAGRSMDLLLEQAGFADFSTVTMAATRPRNLVKRGISTYTTLLSNTLATLSRGRVLLPGVSRTTFAANPARQ; translated from the coding sequence ATGACAACTCCCTGCCCCCTCTGCGACAGCGCCCGAACCCGCCCCTTTTACAACGAATCCGGCCACGACTATCGCCGCTGCGATTCCTGCGGCCTGCTCTTCATGTGGCCCAGACCGGACGCCGCATTCCTGGCCGATCATTATCAGGAGTATCTCGATCCCGAGCCGGACGCCGTGCGCGATTGGGGGCTGGAAATGCGCCACGTTGTGCGGCAGACGGCGGACCAGGTCGCGGCGCGCATCGGCCCGGTCGGCAACGTGCTGGATATCGGCTGCGGATACGGCTTCTTTCTGGAGGAAATGGTCCGCCGTGGCTACGCGGTGGAAGGGGTGGAGCTTTCCAAGCCGGCCGCAGCCATCGCCCGCCAGAAGACCGGCGCCACCATCCACGGCAAGGCCATCGAGGATATCGAACCGGAGGAGCAGTTCGACGCCGTCACCATGTTCTACGTCATCGAACACGTCACCGACCCGCTCGGTGTGCTGCGCACGGTGCGCAGCATGCTGCGCACCGGCGGATTGCTCGTGCTGCGTTATCCCAACACCACGCCCATCATCCGGTTGTGTACCCCGCTGGCGAGAAAACTCACGGTGATGCAGGCGCCATCGCACATCCACGACTTTGCCGGCCGCTCCATGGACCTGCTGCTGGAGCAGGCCGGATTTGCTGATTTTTCAACTGTCACCATGGCCGCCACACGGCCGCGGAATCTTGTCAAACGCGGGATATCGACGTATACGACGCTCCTGTCCAATACACTCGCAACACTCAGCCGGGGGCGCGTTCTGCTGCCCGGTGTGAGCAGAACGACCTTTGCCGCGAACCCGGCTCGACAATGA